A region of the Apium graveolens cultivar Ventura chromosome 6, ASM990537v1, whole genome shotgun sequence genome:
AAAAAAGATAACTTGTTATaattgaaaatgatttttatttatttttctattataattcgattactaAGGTTAATAAAATAGAGTACTTCAGTAAATTGCGTGTATATCAAAAAATATGCACGGTACCAAAACTTTCAACGTTTCGTCTTTTATATTTTGACTTTTGCATTATTTTAACAACAAAGCGTTTTTGCATTGTTTTAAACGATGAGATGAGATGGTTGTTGTTTTCAAGTAATAAGGATGACAAAGTAATAAGGATGACAATTAAGAATTTATGGATTGTTATAGTCAAGTagaaacaataattaaataaaataaacaattaagTAGCTGAAAAAGGTAATTTATTAGTCATTAGTGGTtgttatttattagttattaatagttataatattattattttattttattatataaagaTATTTAGAGAAATTATTTTAATTGAGAGAAATAAAAAATATAACGTGTTATAGTTGacaaagaattttttttttctattataatttgAATCCTAATGCTAATAAAacttttaaataaaataagggTAATTCAGTAAATTCAGTATGTACCAAAAACATGTACTGTaccaaattttttaatatttcgtcttttatataataataataatggaTAGATAGATAGTGTAGATTAATGTAATACTGGTAAGAAAAATTGGTAAGGAGatgactttttaaaaataaacatttgtttataaattaaatattaaataaataattgttaTAAAAAGGTTACCATAagatataatttataaatatatagtTAGCTAATAATTGTATATcaaataaactatgttaaaaaattctaaaaattataatttaGTACAAACAAAGTAATTAAATCAAAGATAAATGCATTCCTTCATTTTAGACTTTTGGATTAtgttataatgatatttcaaattGTTTACTTAAATTTTGCATAAAAGTTTATTATATTAACAAATATTTaaacaaaaatttaaaaatattctTACAAAGAATATACATGATAAATTTTAAAACATCTAATATACCCGCTAAATCTTAATATTTTGAAAAATGCATTTAATTAAATAAGAACTATAAATACCAGCAAAGTTAAGTAATGTAAATTGTAGCTAAATTAAAACAAACCAATACTTTGTAGATTGATGTATATAAATATAAACGCATGACTTTTTTTTGCTTTTATTTCACTAtctttatttttcttcttttgattaaaatatgttttttaaTGTAATATAAATGTAATCTTAAAAACTTTGACcactaattttttaaaaaaaaaactttgATCAGTACATTAATCTTGTACCGTTACTaaatttttcttcaaaaatttaaataattaaatatatacaATTATACACGTTATACATATTTAAGTTAAGGCACATATGTGTCATCAAAGAACCGTGTTTGGATTTCATTGAGCCACGTTATGCTTTGCATGCTACGTGTTATTTTACCAAGCTCAATGAACGGTTGAGATTGAAACAAGCCTTTTTTACATAGCTCTAACTCGGTCACTAAAGTGGTCTGCCGTCATTTCATCTCTCTCAGTAGCAAATAGTCCTCCTCAGTTCTCCACACCTCCATCGAGTCtttatcaaaatatttcttcttagACCAAAACCTAATATAATGGAGAAAACTATGTCTGGAGACATTAAGAATGATAGCTCAAACACAAACTCGAAACAGAAACTATCAGCATCGTGTATAAGAAATGCACGAGCTTCTCGTCACCAGAAGTTGGAGTCAGAGTCAGGCCGAGCTAAGGATGTGGGTGGTGGTGAAGAGGGCAGCAAGCGTCGAAAGATGCAGATGTTCCCGGGTGGTAAAGGTGTGGGTGGAGTGGACAAGGGAGATTTAAGCCAAAAGATGGAGGCAAAACTAGAGGAGGAGAAAGATGGTGAGAGTTTGGACAAGTGTCCTAAGTTTGGACTGGCGTCCATTTGTGGACGGAGGAGAGACATGGAAGATTTTGTTGCTATTCACCCTTCCTTTTGCAGCAAAGTGAAAGGAGATGCTTCTGAGTTTCATTACTTTGCTGTTTACGACGGCCACGGATGTTCTCATGTATGTTATAGTATCTCTTATTCAAATTCAAATCAATATATACATAAACATAATAATTTGTATCTAGTTTATACAGTCCGTAGACCAAAATGAACATATGTATGGTTTTTTTTTAACTtatttgtaatatgtttaattaAAGGTGGCGAAGAGGTGCAAAGAAAGGTTGCATGAGCTTGTGAAAGATGAGCTTGGAGGCAAGGAGGTGGTGGAATCTGTGGAGTGGAAAGAAGTTATGGAAAAAAGCTTTGGTCGGATGGATGAAGAGGTGATTACGTGCAAAGAAGCTGTGATATCAGCTGCTGGTTGTAGATGCCTACTACCTTCACCAGAGTCTGATGCTGTCGGCTCCACAGCCGTGGTTGCTCTTGTCACTCCTGATAAGATTGTGGTGGCTAACTGTGGTGACTCTAGAGCTATTATGGCTCGAAAGGGGAAAATTATTCCCCTCTCCATCGATCATAAGGTGATCATTTAACTGATCTATATATTATTCATACTTGTTTTGTTTCTGAATATATTATATTTGATGATATTATGCTTATTTATGTGTGCAGCCTGACCGTCCTGATGAACTTAGCCGGATCCAGGCTGCTGGTGGCCGAGTCATATACTGGGATGGAGCACGAGTTCTTGGCGTTCTCGCCATGTCACGAGCTATAGGTACAaagtataaataaataaatactctATTGATTACTTATAATCGCTTTAGTTCAATTAGAGATTCATTTAGCCTACAAACTGAAACAGTGTGATTCATGTAACCTGTAAGTTTACTTGAAATTGTTCAAATTCTAATCGAATTGCAAATAATTAAGTGTATTTTGTGTTCAGGTGACAGCTTTTTTAAGCCATATGTGATTAGCCAACCTGAGGTGACAATCATAGACCGTACCGAAGAGGACGAATGTTTGATACTGGCAAGTGATGGACTATGGGACATGGTGTCAAACGAGACTGCAAGTCGCGTTGCTCGTTTGTTTCTCAAGGAAAAGATGACAATGAGGCCACCTGGTAAAATCTCCGGCGAGCATCACGACCAGGCTTGCACTGAAGCATCGCTATTGTTGACAAAACTGGCGTTGGTTAGGAAGAGCAGTGATAATGTGAGTGTTGTTGTCATCAATCTGAGGAAGGAGACTTAGACGGTCATGTCTTTTTAACGTGTACCCCCTACAATCTACATTAGTATTTTCTGTTTCTGTTGTTTTGTTTTCTGGTGTGAACGATGTATGGCATGATATTTTATTATTATGTTGTTTTGTTAAACCAAACTCTAATTATTACCTAGTACAGTTGTACTTCATGTTTGTGTTTCCTTCTCACGGCTACCGCATTGTTACCATCGAATACTCCTATCACTTGTTTAATGCtaaacttatttattttaatgaAAATATTTCTTGCAAATAGTTAGGTAATTAATGCAAAAATATGTTAGTATAATTATATAAACGGCGCCCTGGCTTCAACACATTGACATCACCCCATTGTGAGCATAGATCCGTGAACCAGCTTTTCCGGCCAGTGCACCATGCTCCTGGCACAGCTCTATGCCTACTACGCTTGAGAATCTTCTCGTCAATCATGTCTAGCAATGCCTCGTTTTTTCGAAACTGTCTTGCAAAAGCAGCTCCGCTCTGAACCATCTGTTCATAACCCGAAGTATTAAGGAAAAGAGGGTCCATCTTTGGAGGATCATCCCAAACCATACATCTCAAATCACCATTGACAGTTGTGTTTTTAAATTCGGGTGAATTGCAAATAACTGAATGGTA
Encoded here:
- the LOC141668690 gene encoding putative protein phosphatase 2C 24, producing the protein MEKTMSGDIKNDSSNTNSKQKLSASCIRNARASRHQKLESESGRAKDVGGGEEGSKRRKMQMFPGGKGVGGVDKGDLSQKMEAKLEEEKDGESLDKCPKFGLASICGRRRDMEDFVAIHPSFCSKVKGDASEFHYFAVYDGHGCSHVAKRCKERLHELVKDELGGKEVVESVEWKEVMEKSFGRMDEEVITCKEAVISAAGCRCLLPSPESDAVGSTAVVALVTPDKIVVANCGDSRAIMARKGKIIPLSIDHKPDRPDELSRIQAAGGRVIYWDGARVLGVLAMSRAIGDSFFKPYVISQPEVTIIDRTEEDECLILASDGLWDMVSNETASRVARLFLKEKMTMRPPGKISGEHHDQACTEASLLLTKLALVRKSSDNVSVVVINLRKET